The region TGCCCCAGCACGAACGGCTCCAGCCCCGTCTCGGCAAGCGCCCGCCCGAAGGCGATGGCCACCCCGGCCGCCCGCTCCTCCGCCGTGAGCGCGTCGACGATCAAATTGGGAATGGGCACGTCGTCGGCTCCCACGCCGTCCACACCCAAAAGGCGCAAAACGGAGCGCTCGACCGCGACGGTCGAGTGGCCGGCGATAAAGTCGTTAACGGGCTCGGCGATAGCGCGAGCTAAATCGCGGCACCGGGCGACGGTCCCAAGATCGATCCGAAGTTCCATGGCCCGTCTATCTTACGGGCGGTCGCCCCGAACTCCTTAAGGGTAAGGAGCGAGGTTGACATGGGCGTTCTCATTATGAGAACGTTCGTGGTAAGGTGCATGTTATTAGTCGTCGGGTGCTACGGGATTTCGCGAAGGATTATCCGCATTCGGGGGGCCCGCTCGATGCCTGGTGTCGCATCGCCAAGGCCGCTCAATGGAAAAATCTCACCGAACTTCGGAAGACCTGGCCTTCGACAGACATCGTTGGCGACCTGACGGTTTTTAACATCAAGGGGAACACGTACCGGTTGATCGCCCGCATCGACTACCCCCATCGAACGATTTTCGTGCGGGCAATCCTTACGCAAGCAGAGTACGACGAAAACGATTGGAAGCGACTATGACCACCATCGACGAGGCCCGTTATGCGGACCTACTCAAGGAAAAGCATCCTCGTGTTATTCGTACCGAGGCGGAAAATGCTCGTGCGCTCCGCGAGATCGAAGTGTTCATGGCCCGCGGTGATGGGCTTCGCCCCGAAGAGGCCGAGCTGATGGATATGCTGACGATCCTGGTCGAGCGCTTCGAGGAGGATCGCTACGCGCTCACGAGTGCCTCGCCTGCTGAGATTCTGCGAGAACTCATGAGCGCTCGAGAGATGACGCAAGCGGAACTGAGCCGACTCTTCCCATCGAAGGGCATCGCGTCTGAAGTGCTGGCAGAGAAACGTGCGATAAGCAAGGCGCAGGCGCGCAAGCTAGGCGCCGTATTCCACGTATCGCCCGCCCTCTTCTTGGAGCTTTAAGGCGCAAAGAGCGGTGCTGCGCAATGCTGGGTAATCGCACCGCAACGGGTCCTTGCCTAGGGTTCTACGCTTTGTCGCGGAGGTAACCGGCGATGCCTTCGCGCCAGTCGGGCATGGGGATGTCGAGCGCGTCGAGGGCGGTGTTGGCGAGTGCGGAGTAGGCGGGGCGACGCACGGTCGAGAGCCAGTCGTTCGTCGAGACCGGTTCGATCGGGTGATCGATACCGGCTTGCCTCAGCGTCTCGCGCGCAAAATCGTACCACGTGACCGGGCCGCGATTCACCATGTGATAGAGCCCGTACCGTTCGGTGCGCACCAGTTCGCGAAGGGCGCGCGCGATGTCGCCGGCATAGCTCGGTGAAACCA is a window of Candidatus Baltobacteraceae bacterium DNA encoding:
- a CDS encoding sugar nucleotide-binding protein; this translates as VSPSYAGDIARALRELVRTERYGLYHMVNRGPVTWYDFARETLRQAGIDHPIEPVSTNDWLSTVRRPAYSALANTALDALDIPMPDWREGIAGYLRDKA